From Anaerococcus urinomassiliensis:
TATCAGCATAATCTGCTACTGACCCTGTTTTAAGATAAGATAAAGATTTGTAGGCCCTATCTCTTATTTTAACTTGGTCTACATCATAGCCACCGAGGATTACATCTATAAATCCACGTTCAGAATCTTCTTCTATAAAGTCATCCAAGTTTGAATATCTAAGATCGGCATCTATCATAAGGACACTAATACCGTCTTCAGCAAGGTGTCTTGCTATGTTTAAGATATTTTCAGTTTTTTTCGTGCCAATGCTTGTAGCTGTAAAAGCTATGGAAACATTTTGGCGTCCCATTTTCTGGATTATTTTATCTTCAAGATTATAAAATGATTGAAGAAGGATTTCCCTTTTTTCATCAGTTTGCTTCTTAAACATCTAATTCTCCTTTTTCATAGCTAGGTAATTTACCAAGGATTTCGTATTTATTAGTGTTACTTACCTTGTTATTTATCTCTTTGCTATCTATAACTCTAGTTGTGCCAGATTCTTTATCAGCATCATTTAAATCTGAGACTACTGTGGTCTTTTCTTTTGGCTCAGATTCAACTTTCTTGACTTCTCGCACTTCTTTTACTTCGTCTTTTTTTGCATTTGTGAGATATGCTTTGGCGATTTTCTTGTTATGGGAGTTGATTGAAATCATTGTAATTAATGCCCAAAGTATTGCTCCGGCCCCTGCTGCAAAACCAGCATATTTGATAGTATTGTCTGTCACAGAAGCCAAGCCATATGAATATTCCATAACCTCTGCACCAGAATCATAAATATTATTTATTACCCTTACAGAATAGTCAGCGTATTGGTCAGCCAAGTCTTCTGCGCGTAGCTTGTTTGTGTCTTGTACTGTGATGTCTATGATAGATGAATTTGCAGTTGGCTTTATATCAAGCTTGCTATCTAACTTGCCTACATTCCAGTCAATTGCAAGGGTTTCTAAGGTTTTTTGTTTGATTTTTGAGCTATTGATTGTTGCTGCATAAGTTTGTGCAGTGTTCTTAGCATCATCTACATTCTCAACATTTGATGTAACAATTTTTGCTTGGGCTGTGTATTCCTTGTATCCCGTGTAGTTTAGTCCAAAATATGTTAGCATTCCTATGATAATTCCTGCTATTATTGCAGGTGGGATTGCTGAAAAAAGTGATCTTTTATTCTCCATTTTCTCCTCCAAATTCTCTTGCTCCACTAAGCATAAGCTTGCGAGCTTTTTTTATATCGATAACTTCTGACATTTCTTTATGTCTTCTCAAAAATTGTTCTATATATAGCCTATAAGTCCTTGGAAACAAAGCCTTAGAAAGCTTGCCCTTATCAATAAAAAACTTTTCGTCATAACCTGTAAACCAAGTAGAATCGTCATTATAGACCTTGGCGATAAGCCTTATACTTGTCCTAATTTTAAGTCCTGCTTTGAAAGCATCTCTTAAAAACAAGCTATCTTCACCAGAACCATTATCAGTTCCTGCACCAAAATAAGTTGAAACTGATAAGTTATTTTTTACTATAGAGTCTTTCTTAAAAACAAAATGCACAGATCCATATCTTAAAGAATTGTAAAGCTTAAGATCTTTTTCTTCCTTAACCTTTACAATCTCCTCACCATTTAAATATATTATAGTTTTAAATATGAAAAAATCTACATTAGGATGCCTGTCAAACTCTTCTCTTATAGCCTTACTATAGCCAGTTTCAAAAACTTCATCATCATCTGCAAAAACTAGGATATCTGCCCTAGAATTTAGTATAGCAAGATTTCTGCTTACTCCAAGTCCCCTAGTATCAGTTGAAATCATCCTGACCTTAAAGTCACCAGCATCTATTTCTTCATAAGCATTTTTATCAGTTTGGTTTATGATTAGAGCATCTGTTTCTAGGTTGAATCGCTTGTAGCAATCTATGGACTCTTCATTCATAGTTGAAATTAAAACTTCTATACTCATCCTAGGACCTCGTTGTCTCTGCCTTTTCCCATGTTGCCTTGCTCTTACCGGTAGCCTCGTTATAGCCACCCTTAAGCTGAGCTGCCATCATCATGGTGTAATAATATGGGAAGTAGAAGACTTTGCTCTTACTTTCAGTAAATTTTCCTATCGTTGCAAGGGTGAAAAACCCAACCTGGATTAGGAAAAATACCCTATAAAAGTCTCCCTCATTTAACAAGGCCAAGTTAGCAATAAATAAAACTATGTGGTTAAAGGCCTGCAAAAATCTCAAAGTCTTGTGATTAAAGTGGAAGAAAGAAAACCAACCGTACTCAAAAATATTTAAACGTCTGAGATTGGTGAAAAGATTGGTCAAAATCCTTCTTTGCATCCTAACTTTTCTCTTGAATTCATCCTTACTGGTCTGCCCCGCCTTCTCCAGTGCTATTGCTTTAGGATTGTAGAGGGCTCTCTTGTGGTTTATACCAGCATAAAGAGGCATCTCATAGTCATGGGAGCTTACCAGGTTATAGCGTCGGTAATCGCTCTTCCTACAGGCATAGATCGCACCATTACCAGCAGCAATAGTTGCAATTTCTGATTCGATTTTTCTCACCCTAAGTTCCATATCCCAGTAGGAATTTTCCGCAACAGCCGAAGCTATATCATCATCCTTGGCATATATTAGTGATCCACAGACATATATAATATCTTCATCAGTAAAATAACTTACAAGCTCATCTATGGCATCAGCCTTAAACATGGAATTTGCATCAGAAAAGACTATTATCTCTCCCTTAGCCACATCAACAGCTTCATCTTGGGCGTTAGTTTTCCCTAAGTGATTTTTGACAGTATTGACCTTAATATCATATAGAGGATGATTATTTATAAAGTCTTGGCAAATCTCAACTGTCCTATCGCTTGATGCATCATTGGCCACTATAACTTCATAGTGGGGATAGGTAGATTTTGTAATATTTTCTAGTTTTCTTTCTATTACCTTTTCTTCGTTGTAGGCTGATATTATTATAGATACAAAGGGCTTGTAGGATAAGTCCTTGTCGTTTTTCATTTTCATAATCTTATCTAAGATAATCAATGTGATAGGATAGCCAGCCATAGCATAAAATATGGCAAATCCTACTATGTAAAATACAATTTTCATAATTTCCTCAATTCATAGTTAATTATATAATATATTGCATCTGATTTTCAATTATTATTACATAATATACATTAAGAAATTATTAAATTTAAAAAAAATCGTCCCAAAATAATTGACACTCTTAGGATATAGACAAGATAAAGCTTTGCTAAAATCATCCTAAGAGTGTGCAAATTACGGAACGATATTATTCTACAAAAGTATTAGCTCTACCATCTTCTTTGGCTCTTATAGTTGGGAATATCAAACCTAGAGCAACTAAGAATACTGGTGTTAAGATATTCAAAATCATTGTAACCTTATCATCTGAATACATCCCTAGTAGGCATGATAATAGTGTAATTATAAAGCACCATAGGCCCCAGAATTTACCAGCTCCTTGAGATTTGGTAAACTTGTACTCTCCATTATCCATGGAGTTTTTCTTAAGCAAGTAATAAGCTACGAATACCCATAGATATCTTAGTGGCATACATACAGAGTTTAGTTTTGTAAGTGCTCTTAGAACAGATGCAGCTCCTGGAAGCAAGATTTGTGATAAGATTATTGTTCCAGATAGGATTACAACCATCTTGATTCCATTGACATATGCTCCATATTTGTTCTTTTTAAGAAGTTTTTGTGGAACATGGATACTGATTTTTGGATCGCCTAGTAGTATTCTAAGTGGTGCATCTATAGAAAGAACCAAAATTGACAATTGGCCAATTAGGTTTGATAGGGCATAGATGATTAGGAAGAAGTTTCCTAGGCCGTAGTATTGACCAAGTTTTTGGAAGGCCCAATATGCTCCATTTGCTACATAAGAGTCAAAACTTTCTTGGCTGGCATTGATAACAGCTGGGTCAAACATCCTAGCCATAGCAACAGTCCCAAATAAAGCAGATATTACAACCATTATAGATGCAGCAAGCATTGCCTTTGGGAAGCCTTTTGATGGATTACCTTTCATCTTGTTAATATATGGCGAAATTTTTTCTACACCACCAACTGCAAATACCAAAATTGAAAGTGAAGTAAAATATCCAACGTTAAATGTTGGCACTATTGCCTTTAACGAAAAATCAATATTTTGATAATCTCCACTTGGTGCAACAACTGGTGCAAAAAGTCCTAGGATAATATATAAAATTCCCATAACAAACATAGAACTTCCTGCTATTTGTGTTAGATTCTTAAGTGGATTAAGTCCACGGCTTGCAATAAAAGAAAATATCAAAAGTATTGCTAGTGTAACAATTTGAACATGAGAAGTTTTAAAGGTATCAAAGGTTTCTGCATTATGAAATACTAGCCAAGAAAAAGCCTTCAAAGCTCCTGAACCCTTGGATGCAATATAAGGGATGTGCACGCACCAATAGGTCCAACCAGCATAATAAGCAAGCTTTGTTGTTGATGTTCGTTCAATCCATGAAGAAACTCCTCCTCCAAGATTTTTAAATGTTGATCCCAATTCCCCTACCATTAGTGCATAAGGGATAAAGTAGAGGACGAACATCAAAATCCATGAAAAAATAACTTGAATACCATTAAAGTACATGAAGCCATTGGCAACGTTACCAAAGCCCCACAAAGTTGCAAAAGCCATAAAGGTAAGACTCTTCCAACTTATCAGTCCATTATCATTTTTTTTCATAAAATCCTCCAAATTTATTATATATTCAAATTAACATAGTTTGATATCTAAGTCAACGATTTCATATAAATAATTATGAGTCTTTTCCCAAAATATTTAATTTTATCAAAATAGATATATAATATAAGCAAGCTAAATGAAAAGAGGAAGATATGCACATAACATTAGATATGATACAAAGCCTGGGAATTGCAATTCTCGCATATATTTTGGGCAACAGAATCAAAGAAAACTCAGAATTTCTAAAGAAGTTTTTTATACCTGCTCCAGTTATAGGAGGGTTAATAGTAAGCTTTGTGGTTTTTATACTAAAAACTACTGCAAGCTTTGACATAGAATTTGACCAAGTTCTCCAGGATTTCTTTATGAATATATTTTTTGCATCCATAGGCCTTGCTTGTTCCTTTAAAGCTCTTAAAAAGGCTGGCAGCCTTGGCCTAAAACTTGCCCTTGCAATTATAATATTGCTCCCTCTTCAAAATATCCTGGCTATTGGCTTTACAAAACTTTTTAACATCAATCCACTCTTTGGAGTTGCTATGGGATCTACATCCATGACAGGAGGCATAGGATCTGCCGTAAGTTTTGGCAAGATTATGGAAGGATACGGGGCAAATAACGCCACAGAAATAGGAGTCGCTTCAGCAACCTTTGGCCTTTTGATAGGATCTCTCGTGGGAGGTCCCGTTGCCCAAAGACTTATCAAAAATCATAGCTTAAATAGCGAAAATTTGAATTCTTATATAAATCTTGATGAAAGAAAAGATACCATCGATCAAAAAACATTGATGCGAGCAATTATAATCGTAGGACTTGCAAGCTTTTTGGGAACTTTTATCAATAAAATATTGCTTCTAACCGGCCTTAACTTCCCCTACTATGTAGGCTGCCAATTTGGAGGTCTTATTGTAAGAAACATTTACGATTATCTAAAAAAAGATATCAACACAAAAAGCATAGATACAGTAGGCAATATATCTTTGAGCTTATTTTTATCTCTTGCCCTTATAGGATTAAATATAAGCGCAATTGTATCCCTTGCCCTACCAATGCTTGTTGTTATGGTAGCTCAAGCAATATTTATAGCTATATACACTAGTCTTGTTACTTTTAGACTTGCTGGATCAAACTACGATGCAGCAGTCATAGCAGCTGGTCACTGCGGAGTAGGACTTGGCCAGACACCAAATGCCATAGCTAATATGGAAGCCATCATAGAAAAGGAAGGCCCAGCTGATGTGGCAATGTTTGTCTTTCCTATAGTCCTTGCCATAGCTGTAAATTTATGTAATCCAATAGTTATATCATTTTTTATAAATTCATTAATTTAATCTATAACTAGCTTAATAGCTAGTTCAGAGCGTCTACAAACCCATTAATAAATTGGGTTTATCGACGCTTTTTCTATAAAAGTGATAAATATACTAGCTAATTACTGGTTTCTATAATTTTTCCGATTACCCTTCTTGCTTATAACTATACTAACGGTCAAAAGGTAAATAATGAATCTTACAATCTTAATAAGCGAAGATCTGGCGAATATATAAATTCATATATAAAGGAAAATTATGATTCATCTCCAAGAAGTCTCAGCCTATGATTAACTAAACATTATAATTTAATACTAAAAATGAGAGCAAATTTTGCTCTCATTTTATAATACCAAAGTATAAAAATACTACAGCAGCAAGGATTATCCTATATATTCCAAAAGGAATAAAGTCGTGTTTGCTGATATATTCCATAAATTTCTTGATAACTACATAAGCAACTATAAAACTTAGTACCATTCCTACTACTATTAATAGCCATTGACTGCCTGTAAAGCCGTGGACATTTTTTACTACTTTAAGTAGGGTTGCTCCAAGCATGGTTGGTATGGCTAGGAAGAATGAGAATTCTGCTGCAGCTTCCCTTGAAAGTCCTAGGATCATTGCTCCCATTATAGTTGCAGCTGATCTAGAAGTACCAGGAATCATTGCCAAGGCTTGGAAAAATCCAATAGCAAGAACTGTTTTGTATGGTACATTTATGATATTATCATTTACAAAATCTACTTTTTTCTTATTTCTTTTTTCTACAAATATTATTATGAGACCCCAGATAGCAAGCATGGCTGCTACTACCATTGGATTAAATAAATGTTCGTCTATAAAATCATCAAACAAAAATCCAAGGACTCCTGCTGGCAATATGCCAACTATCACTCTTTTCCAAAGTTCCATAGTCCTTTGGTCTGGGTGAGTCAGCCTATAATATAACCTTGATTGTCCATTTAGACTATCATAATTTTTTGGGAAATATTTGTGAGTTTTTTCATAATCCCAAGGATTTAATCTTTGGAAATACAAGACAACTACAGAAAGTATTGCTCCAAGTTGGATTATAACATTAAAGGCATTGGAAAACTCAGCAGGTTCGAGCTTTACAAATTCATTGACTAATATTAAATGGCCAGTTGATGATACTGGTAAAAACTCTGTGATTCCTTCAACTATAGAAAGGATTAGTACTTTTAAAAACTCAATCATCAAATTCCTCCATAAAAGAATGTTTTTCACCATTTAATTGGTAGCCTATAACCATGTCACAGTTGACATTTTCTGCCGAACGAAGTATTGACATTTCAACATCAGGATTTGACTCTTTCATATTTGCTATAATATTTTTGATCATCTTCCTGGTGTAGGCTTCCTGGGATTTTGTTACTGTGCATGCACAGTTTAGGGCAAAAAGTTCAACATAATCACGCCATTTAATAATGTCTTCTTCTTTTACATAATAAAATGGACGGATAAGCTCCATATTTTCAAAGTTCTGTGCCTTAAGCTTAGGTTTCATTGTTTTAAAATTTCCTGCATAGAGAACATTTAACATTATAGTTTCTATGACATCATTCATATGGTGACCTAGAGCAATTTTGTTGCAACCTAGTTCTTGAGCCTTGGAATATAAGCTTCCTCTACGCATTCTGGCACACATATAGCATGGATATTGGCCCTTTGATACGCTCTCAGCTATTTGAAATACATCGGTATCAAATATTTGTCCATCTATATTTAAGTATTTTAAGTTTTCTTCAAGGCGTTCTCTATTTTCTAGACTATAACCTGGGTCCATTGAAATATAAACTACATCAAATTTCACCTTAGAGTGTTTGTGAAGTTCTTCTATGACCTTGGCCAACAAAAGAGAGTCCTTGCCCCCAGATATTGCAACCGCAACCTTATCTCCATCATTTATAAGCTCAAATTCCTTGATTGCTTTAATGAAGGGTGACCAAATTTCTTTTCTATATTTTTTTATAATCGATCTTTCAATTTCTACTAATTCCATTATTTTCCTCTATAATTTGACAATCCCTGATGGATTGTGTCTATCTGCAACATCTAAAACAATATCTATTTTGGTATCAAGTCCCAAACTTGTAAGGTAATTATCCACTGTAAGCCTTGATAATTCTGGTGTGTTGTTGGTTTCTGATAAGTGGCCTAGGTAAACATGTTCTCTTTTACCCTCTAGGGCATCTGCCAAGACTTCTGCCGACTGGTCATTTGACAAATGTCCCATATTGCTCATAACCCTAAGCTTTAGAGGATATGGATACGGTCCACGCTTTAAGGCTTCAAGGTCGTGATTGGCTTCCATATAATATATATCAGAACCCTTAATCTCATAGGCCATTTTCTCATCTACTATACCAGTATCTGTAAGTATGGTAATCTTTTTATTGCCCAGATATAGGACATAGCCTACAGGCTCTTTGGCATCGTGGTGGATTTTGATTGGAAGTATATCCATAGAACCGAAGCTTAAAAATTTGCCTGTATCAAAAATTTTTATATTTTCTTCTTTGATTTTACCACAATTTTTAGCTAGAGATTGCCAAGTTCCATTGTTGGCATATATTGGCAAATTATGCTTACGACTCATGGTCCCTAGACCTTTAGAATGGTCGGCATGCTCATGAGTTACAAACATAGCGTCAAGTTCCTTGGGTGATTTGCCAATTTCTCCTAATAAGTATTCAATTCTTTTTGCCGAGAATCCAGCATCAATTAGGATTTTTGTCCCCTTGTACTCAACAAAAAGGCTATTACCAGATGATCCTGAAGATAAAATAGCAAATGTGTCCATCTATACCTCTAAATCAAAATAATCTTTCAAAAACTCACAAAGACCAGCTTCATCGTTGCTTTTAGCTACAAAATCTGCTGCACTTTTTGTCTCATCAGATGCATTAGCCATAGCAACACCAATTCCAGAAAGCTCTATAGCAGCCTTGTCATTGGCCCCATCACCAAAATACATAACTTCATCAGTACTAATACCAAGATAGTCACAAAGTGCCTTTAAAGCTTTTTGCTTGCCAGATGATTTCTTCAAAACTTCCAGAGCATAATCCTCGTTTCTCATAGTCATATAATCTTTTTCGATTTCTGATTTTTTATCATGGTAAAAGACATCCAAAACATCCTTGTTTCCCATAAAAGCCGCCCTACCTATATCACTAGGTATCTCTTCAAAAGTCATGTACTTTTGGCGCGGCATGAGCAAAATTCTTTGATCTTTTAGAAAACCATCATTTAAAACTTCTGCATTATTATAAAGAACATCCTTAGAAAACAAAGCAAATTGTAGGTCATAATCAGATAGATAGGAAGATATCTTGTAAAAATCCTTAACAGTCAATGAATTATCGATAATCTTCTTGCCATCAGCATTGCACCTAACAAAGGCACCAGTATTGCAAATAGAATAATCATCAAAAGATTCTAGCCCAAGTTCCTGTCTAATCCACCAAAAAGCATTGAAAGGCCTACCAGTAGCAATGCCAATCTTCATCCCCTTGTCATGGAGGGCTTTAAGAACAATTTTATTCTCTAAAATCACCTTACTAGAAGAATCCACCAGGGTCCCATCAAGGTCAGTGACTATAAGTTTTATATCTTTTTTCATTATAATCCCTTCTATTTTAAAAAATCTCTCGCATATGTATCTTGCTCTCATTTTTCTTTTAAATTCTGAAATTTATGCTTTGACAATATTTTTATAATCACATTTTTATTCTCTAAATACAAAAAGGCTGATTATCGAAATCAGCCCCATAATTTTCTAAATTATTATACTTTTATTAACGAATTATTCAATTTGTTTAGTGTTATTTTGTTTAAAATATGAATGAAGAACTACACCTATCCATATATCTGAAAAATATCCAAATAAATCTCAAGTATAGGCCCTTCTATAAACCATATCCATTTTTACAAATTAATATATATTTTTATCTATCAACCTATTCAACAAAATAATAAATTACAATAATATTTATATATCTGATTATACAAAACAAGTAGTTCTTTTCCTTATTTTGTTTGTGAATGCACTTATAACAAAACTAAATCAAGTGAAATTTTTGCTTTATAGATAGGGTATTTCATCTACATTTAGCTAGAATTTATAACTCTTATCTAATTTTGGGATAGATGAAAATTAAAGTCTACTTTCTTTTTTTGCTTTTTAAAAATCCGACTGTTGCAGCTAACATTGTCAAAACTACATTGGATGTATCTGAAACGCCTGTTTTAACATTTTTAGAAGCTTTTTTATCGCTAATAACTGGAATAATATTTCTCTTAGCATTTAATCCATAGATACTACTTTCTTTGGTATAGCTATCTAAAATATCCATTTCTTTTAAATTTTTGTTGTTATTTTTTTCTACTTCTTCCCTGATATTATTTAAGTCTGGCTCTATTGCAATCATATCTTCTGTAGCTTTATTATCATTACTTGGCCTATCTTCATCATTAGATTTTCCTAATATATCTTTTATGGCAATTTTTTCTTCTGATTTAATTCTAGAATCTTTACTTGAATCAGTTTCTTCTTGAATCATAGGTATTCCTGAATCCTCATGCTTGTCATCAGTTTTTAAATTTTCTTTTTGATGGATTTCAGAATGGACTGATGATTCCGTTTTATTTTCTGGAAGTGTTAGGTCTTCATGATTTGGCAAAACTGGAATTTTTTCCGACTCTTGTGATTGATTGTCCTCTAAATATCCTGGAATTTCTGAAGTTTTAGGTTTTTTTGATTCATCTAAGACTGACTTTAAAAATTCCTTTTTTAGAGCCGTTACTTCTTCTATTGATTTTGCTTCTTTTATATGTTTAATAATTATTTTGGAGTCAATCTCAGATTTTATCAGTTCATCTATGGCTAATTCTTTTGCTTTTTCTAAGGCTATACGTTTATTTTTATCATTTAAATCAAAAGTTGGAGTATTTTCATACTTTCTACTTTCCTCAATTTTAATAAATTCTGGTCTTATAGTCATATCGCCTTCTGGATAAATTACATTGTTAATTTCTCTTATTTTTTCTTCACCATCTACCTTCCATCCAATGAATTTATATCCTTCTTTTATCTGTCCATTATATGATGGAAGAATGTAATCTTCACCAGATTTAATTTTTTCAATAGTATTATTTCCATTATTTTTTACAGATACTACCTGTATTTCTTTATCTTTAATTTCGCCAGTTAGTTTATCAAATATAAATTCTTTTACAGTGGTATTTCTAGCAAAGTCTTTTGCTATAATTTTGATATTTAATTTTTCATCGGTCATATCTTCGATATCTTCTAGTGACTTGTATTCTTTACCATTGACGAATATATGCTTTTCTTGGATTTCTCCATTTTTTTCATTATCACGAAGATCTGATATATTAAATCTAATAAACTTATCTTTAACATACTCGATAGGTGTATTTCCATTAGTATCAACCTTTACCTCTGGTTTTACATTGTCATAAAGGAATTGGTAATGTACACCTACTGCTCTTGCGTTTAGTGGAGAATAGCCAGTTTTTATAAATACATTTCCATCAAGGTCTCTCACCTCGTCTGGGAACCCATTTGTGGAATAATCTTTCATACCCCAATCCATGATGTCACCATCTCTAACATCTATTTTGACATTGAAATCTTTTCTATTATCTGAGTGAAGGTCACCGTAAATCAAGTAGTTATCTATGATTGATTCATTAATTCTCATTTCCCAGTTAAAGCCACCCATATCTCCGATTTTCCCCTTTAGGTAAAAATCTTGGTTTCTAACATATATCTTATTTTTTGGGCTTGGGTTGAAGTAATTATTGTCTATGGATAAATTTATTGGCTTAGTGTCTATATAAAGCATAGATCCATCTTCCCTGATTGCTTCTACATCGGCATCTCTTTCAGATATATATTCTTTTCCATCTTGGGCAAAAAGTACTAGATTTTCCGGCTTATTTAAGTCAACTAAGTTGCCATCTTTATCTATAGCCTCACCTTTATCGTTTACTTTGATTTTAAACACCTGATATCTAATGATATTGAAACCTTCTTTGCTTGCCATTAGAACTGAGCCAGTATACTTTCCATTTGATTGATTTCTACTATCAGAAAAGATTATTTTTTCTGACATAGCTTTTATGTTAGGATTTGTATTTTGTATTTTTTCAATATCCTCACTGCTATAGACACCATTGTTTTCAATCATGTCTGTCTTACCTGGATTGTAGCTAGTTACTTTAATGGCATAACCTTCTCTTACGGCAATCTTATCGTTAAAGAAATATAGGTCTTGGTCTTTATCATAGTATAATTTGCCCACATCCATATCACTTGGATTATCTGGAATCTTGATCAAGTCTCCTTCATTCATTTCAATTACCCTGCTATAACTTGAGCTATATGGAGGTATTTCTTTACTTTCAGTTTTCACTTCTGGCATTCTCACAACTGTCTTTGCTACTGTTGTTCCACGATCTCTAACATAAATCTTCATATCTCCAGCAAATTGAACGCCGTTAGCTATATCATTTATATTTGCATATAGGTCAAAAATCATAGTTTTGTTTTCAGGATCATATTTAGTTGATGTTATCTCAACAGATTTGTAATCATTGCCATAATAAACTTTAGCATTTCTTGAAACATTGTTTACTTTTGCTAATAATTCAAAACTTCCTTCTTCTGATGGAGTTAGAACACCATTAATTTTTGATTTTGCTTCTTCTATGTTTTCTATTTCATATTCTAGATCAGACCCATCTTCGTAGGCAATAATATTTCCATTATCATCATATAGATAATAAAGTTCTACAGTCATAGTTCCACCATTTACAAAATCTTCTACTTCTTTAGTTTTTATTTTGATGGTTTTTTTTAGATCCTTTTCTTCAATTGCTCTTAATGTTGAAACTTTTTCATTAATTTCAATTATTGATTCCCCTTCGATAGGAGTCACTTCTTCTGATGAATTT
This genomic window contains:
- a CDS encoding MBL fold metallo-hydrolase; the protein is MDTFAILSSGSSGNSLFVEYKGTKILIDAGFSAKRIEYLLGEIGKSPKELDAMFVTHEHADHSKGLGTMSRKHNLPIYANNGTWQSLAKNCGKIKEENIKIFDTGKFLSFGSMDILPIKIHHDAKEPVGYVLYLGNKKITILTDTGIVDEKMAYEIKGSDIYYMEANHDLEALKRGPYPYPLKLRVMSNMGHLSNDQSAEVLADALEGKREHVYLGHLSETNNTPELSRLTVDNYLTSLGLDTKIDIVLDVADRHNPSGIVKL
- a CDS encoding Cof-type HAD-IIB family hydrolase, coding for MKKDIKLIVTDLDGTLVDSSSKVILENKIVLKALHDKGMKIGIATGRPFNAFWWIRQELGLESFDDYSICNTGAFVRCNADGKKIIDNSLTVKDFYKISSYLSDYDLQFALFSKDVLYNNAEVLNDGFLKDQRILLMPRQKYMTFEEIPSDIGRAAFMGNKDVLDVFYHDKKSEIEKDYMTMRNEDYALEVLKKSSGKQKALKALCDYLGISTDEVMYFGDGANDKAAIELSGIGVAMANASDETKSAADFVAKSNDEAGLCEFLKDYFDLEV